One region of Phragmites australis chromosome 18, lpPhrAust1.1, whole genome shotgun sequence genomic DNA includes:
- the LOC133899625 gene encoding ABC transporter A family member 7-like, translating to MDSPAPSRGPASFLTQANALLRKNLCFQRRNLKTNVGITLFPVFLCVILVVLQGVIDREFDKPKYRCGCACVDPGPGGSCRRTECGVQYSTLDQVGSCPIPSPTKWPALVQVPRPESRAVRTASQPLDGLPDPTCRDTGSCPAAVLVTSNNRSLAESLSGGLFPVLTSSLNFTDYLDTLSKIVPGSDTSPWITQLIEPVFIPGNTLYLVQPRCSSNLSQTISYNAGGIPLQLNIDCIQGLSLWRESASSINDELFKGYRQRGRGSGGGKTNEYAAGYDFLNTNMNGLEMNIWYNSTYNNNTAYDQIALLRVPRLVNTASNAYIKFLKGSGVEMLLGYVKEMPKVGTKQKFDLSSLLGALFFTWIVELLFPVLLTYLVYEKQQKLKIMMKMHGLKDGPYWLISYAYFFALSAVYMILFVIFGSLIGLKFFKLNDYSIQFVFYFIYINLQIALAFFVASFFSSVKIATVVGYIYVFGSGLLGAFLLRFFLEDTSFPKGWIVVMEIIPGFSLYRGLYEFGQYAFAANAMGTNGMKWANLNDSVNGMRAVLIIMVLEWAILLPLAFYMDQVSSWGGGLRKNPLFFLKCFKNRVVSLRRYSFGRQGSKVVVEMENPDATQEREVVEQLLREPNANQAIICDNLKKVYHGKDGNPDKLAVRGLSLALPKGQCFGMLGPNGAGKTSFISMMIGLVPPTSGAAYVHGMDIKTDMDDIYTNMGVCPQHDLLWETLTGREHLLFYGRLKNLKGAELLKAVDDSLKSVNLFHGAVGNKQVRKYSGGMKRRLSVAISLIGDPKVVFMDEPSTGLDPASRNNLWSVVKEAKKNRAIILTTHSMEEAEVLCDRLGIFVDGAFQCLGNPKELKARYGGTYVLTMTTSSEHEEEVEQLVHRLSPSASRIYHISGTQKFELPKQEVKIADVFNAVESAQGRFSINAWGLADTTLEDVFIKVAKGAQAFSVVA from the exons ATGGACTCCCCGGCCCCCTCGAGGGGCCCCGCGAGCTTCCTCACGCAGGCCAACGCCCTCCTCCGCAAGAACCTCTGCTTCCAG AGGAGGAACCTGAAGACGAACGTGGGCATCACCCTCTTCCCGGTCTTCCTCTGCGTGATCCTCGTCGTGCTGCAGGGCGTCATCGACCGCGAGTTCGACAAGCCCAAGTACCGCTGCGGATGCGCCTGCGTCGACCCCGGCCCCGGCGGATCCTGCCGCCGGACGGAGTGCGGCGTCCAGTACTCCACGCTGGACCAGGTCGGGAGCTGCCCGATCCCCAGCCCGACCAAGTGGCCAGCGCTGGTCCAGGTGCCGCGGCCAGAGTCCCGGGCCGTCAGGACCGCCTCTCAACCGTTGGACGGTTTGCCTGACCCAACCTGCCGGGACACCGGCTCCTGCCCCGCCGCTGTCCTCGTTACCAGCAACAACCGCTCGCTTGCTGAAA GTCTTTCGGGTGGACTGTTTCCTGTTTTGACTTCCTCTTTGAATTTCACGGATTATCTTGATACCTTGTCCAAGATTGTCCCT GGGTCAGACACGTCGCCATGGATTACACAGCTTATCGAGCCAGTGTTTATTCCAGGGAATACTTTGTATCTGGTGCAACCTCGGTGTTCGTCCAATTTATCACAGACGATTTCATACAATGCCGGGGGCATACCCCTTCAGCTCA ACATAGACTGCATTCAAGGTCTGTCATTATGGCGTGAAAGTGCATCCAGTATAAATGATGAATTATTTAAGGGTTATAGACAACGAGGTCGAGGTAGTGGAGGAGGAAAGACAAATGAATATGCTGCAG GTTATGATTTCTTGAACACAAATATGAATGGTCTTGAAATGAACATTTGGTACAACTCTACCTATAACAACAACACTGCGTATGATCAAATCGCATTGTTACGAGTTCCACGCTTGGTTAACACG GCATCCAATGCATACATCAAATTTCTCAAAGGAAGTGGCGTGGAAATGTTGCTTGGGTATGTTAAAGAGATGCCCAAAGTAGGAACAAAACAGAAATTTgatctctcttctcttcttggtgCACTGTTCTTCACATGGATCGTTGAACTACTATTTCCA GTCCTATTAACATATCTCGTGTATGAGAAGCAACAGAAGCTGAAAATTATGATGAAGATGCATGGTCTGAAGGATGGTCCTTACTGGCTTATCTCCTATGCTTACTTCTTTGCTCTGTCTGCTGTCTACATGATACTGTTTGTGATTTTTGGCTCCTTGATTG gtctaaaattcttcaaattaAATGACTACAGCATTCAGTTTGTCTTCTACTTCATATACATAAATCTTCAGATTGCACTAGCATTTTTTGTAgcttccttcttttcttctgtCAAAATAGCCACAG TGGTTGGTTACATCTATGTATTTGGCTCTGGCTTGCTGGGGGCATTTCTTCTTCGTTTTTTTCTTGAGGATACTAGTTTTCCGA AGGGTTGGATAGTTGTCATGGAGATCATCCCTGGATTTTCATTGTACCGAGGGTTATACGAGTTTGGTCAATATGCATTCGCTGCAAATGCAATGGGGACCAATGGTATGAAGTGGGCTAATTTGAATGACTCTGTTAATGGAATGCGTGCTGTATTGATTATTATGGTTCTGGAGTGGGCGATACTTCTCCCATTGGCATTCTATATGGATCAAGTCTCGTCATGGGGTGGTGGACTCCGAAAAAACCCCTTATTCTTCTTGAAGTGTTTTAAGAACCGTGTTGTGTCATTGCGGAGATATAGCTTCGGGAGACAAGGATCTAAAGTAGTTGTTGAAATGGAGAACCCCGATGCCACTCAAGAA AGAGAAGTAGTTGAGCAACTTCTGCGGGAACCAAACGCAAACCAAGCGATCATCTGCGACAACCTCAAGAAGGTTTACCACGGAAAGGATGGAAACCCTGACAAACTTGCAGTCCGAGGGTTGTCTCTTGCCCTACCAAAAGGCCAGTGTTTCGGAATGCTTGGCCCGAATGGAGCTGGAAAAACATCCTTCATCAGTATG ATGATTGGGCTCGTTCCACCTACATCTGGCGCTGCCTATGTCCATGGAATGGACATAAAGACTGATATGGATGACATCTATACAAACATGGGTGTATGCCCACAGCATGA CTTACTTTGGGAAACTTTGACGGGAAGGGAGCACCTATTGTTCTATGGGAGACTAAAGAATCTTAAAGGAGCCGAATTACTGAAG GCTGTTGACGATTCTCTGAAGAGCGTTAACCTATTTCATGGTGCTGTCGGCAATAAGCAAGTAAGAAAGTACAGCGGAGGCATGAAACGGAGGCTTAGTGTTGCCATCTCATTAATTGGGGACCCCAAA GTTGTTTTCATGGACGAGCCGAGCACTGGACTAGATCCCGCATCAAGAAACAACCTATGGAGCGTTGTGAAGGAGGCAAAGAAAAACCGTGCCATCATTCTTACAA CACATTCAATGGAGGAGGCAGAAGTATTATGTGACAGACTTGGCATTTTTGTGGATGGTGCTTTCCAATGTCTTGGAAACCCAAAAGAG CTGAAAGCTAGATATGGGGGCACCTATGTGTTGACAATGACGACGTCTTCAGAGCATGAGGAGGAGGTTGAACAGCTAGTTCACCGCTTATCACCAAGTGCAAGCAGGATATATCATATATCAGGAACACAGAAATTTGAGCTGCCAAAGCAGGAGGTGAAGATAGCAGATGTTTTCAATGCTGTTGAGAGTGCACAAGGCCGGTTCAGCATAAACGCTTGGGGCCTGGCTGACACCACCTTGGAGGATGTCTTCATCAAGGTTGCCAAGGGAGCACAAGCTTTCAGTGTGGTTGCATAA